Genomic window (Gemmatimonadota bacterium):
TCAACGCGTCGGGCACACCGAGGCGGCGGTGGACCTGTGCCGCCTGGCCGGCCTCCAGCCCGCCGGGGTGATTTGCGAGATTCTCGGGGACGACGGGGAACCGATGCGTCGCGACGCCCTGGCGACGTACGCGGCAGACCGTGGCTACACGTTTATCACCGTGGCGGCCGTCGTGGCCCATCGGCTCCAGAATGAGCGCCTGGTGCAACGAGCGGCCGAGGCGCGGCTTCCCTCGGATATTGGTGGCGATGGCTGGCGCATCGTCGGGTACCGCAATGCGGTGGATGACCGCGAGCACGTGGCCATCGTGTACGGCGACGTCGCGGGCGAGGACGGGGTGCTCGTGCGGATGCACTCCAAGTGCCTCACGGGCGACGTCTTCCACTCGCGTCGCTGCGATTGCGGATGGCAGCTGCATACCGCCATGGAGATGATCGCCGCCGAAGGACGTGGGGTGGTCGTCTACCTGGACCAGGAAGGGCGCGGCATCGGGTTGATCAACAAACTGAAGGCCTACGCCTTGCAGGACGGCGAGGGCCATGACACGGTGGAGGCCAACGAGAAGCTCGGCTTCAAGTCGGACCTGCGCAACTACGGCATCGGTGCGCAGATCCTCCTCGACCTTGGCCTGCGCTCGATTCGGGTGTTGACTAACAACCCGATGAAACTCAAGGGACTCAACGGATACGGGTTGGAGATCGTGGACCGGGTGAAGATCCAGGCGCCGGCCACCGAGGACAACGCCGGCTACCTGGAAGTCAAGCGCACCAAGATGGGCCACCTCGCGTGAACTCGCATGGCTGAATTCGCAGGAACTCCTGAGGGACGCGGGGCGCGGGTTGGCGTCGTGGTGTCCCGGTTCAACGAGACGATCACGCGCCGGCTGGTGGATGGCGCCCTGGATGCGCTGGTGCGCCACGGGGTGGCACTTGATGACATCGATGTCGTCTGGGTGCCCGGGGCGTGGGAGCTTCCGGTGGCCGCCCGACGGCTCCTGGGCACGGGACGCTACGACGTGCTCGTGGCCCTCGGCGCGGTGATCCGCGGCGACACCCCCCACTTCGACTACGTGGCCGGAGAAGCCGCCCGCGGCATCGCACAGGCATCCGAGGAATACGAGACGCCCGTCGGCTTCGGGTTGTTGACATGCGACACGATGGAACAGGCCGAGGCGCGCGTGGGTGGCAGCCACGGGAACAAGGGATGGGACGCGGCCCTCGCGGCCCTGGAAATGTCGGACCTCTTCGAGCGATTGGATGCCACTGACGAGGAGTGAGGTTCGGCTGCGCCGGCAGGCGCGCGCGCGCACGTTGCAGGCGCTCTACGCATGGGAAGCCGCCGGATCGATGTCGATCGGCGATGCCGCGATGCGGCTCTGGGACGACCTTGCCCTCTCAGCGGAGGTTCGCGAGCTGGCCGGGCCGATGATGCGGACGGTGGAGGCCCACCGCGAGCAGATCGACGCGGCGATCGTGGCCGCCGCCGACAACTGGCGCATGGAGCGCATCGGGGCCATCGAGCGCGCGGTGCTTCGCCTCGCGACGGCCGAACTCATCCGGGGCGAGGTCCCGCCGCTCGTCGCCATCCAGGAAGCCCTGCACCTGACGGAACGCTTCGCCAGCCCCGGGAGTGCGAAGTTCGTCAACGGGGTCCTCGACACGATCGCGCGGCGCCTCGGGAGGCTCTGACGTGCGGTTGCTCGTCGTCAACTGGCAGGATCGCGAGAATCCCCAGGCCGGCGGCGCCGAGATACACCTGCACGAGATCTTTGGTCGCCTGGCCGCGCGTGGGCACGAGGTGACCCTGCTGTGTGGCGGCTGGCCGGGCTGTGCGCCACGCGTTGAGCTGGATGGCATACAGGTGCACCGCGTCGGCACGCGGTACACCTTTCCCCTGCACGCGCGCCGGGCGTTCGCCGCCCATCACGCGGGCCGGCATGACCTGGTGATCGAGGACATCAACAAGGTGCCGCTCTTCACGCCGCGTTGGGGGGGACCGCCCGTGGTCGGGATCATCCCCCACCTCTTCGGCGGGACGGCCTTCCAGGAACTGCCAGCGCCGGTGGCCGCAGTCGTGTGGCTCGCTGAGCGACCGATCCCCTGGGTCTATCGCGGGATTCCGTTCCAGGTGATCTCGCAGAGTACGGCGGATGACCTCGCCGCGCGCGGAGTGCCTCGCGAGGCGATCGAGGTGATCTACTGTGGAATCGATGCGCAGGGGTACACACCGGCGCCGGACCAGCGTTCCGCTCGACCGGTGTTCGCGTATCTGGGCCGGCTCAAGAAGTACAAGCGCGTGGACCTGATCATTCGGGCCTTTGGGCAGCTGCAGCACCGGGACGCGACGCTCGAGATCGCCGGCGCGGGCGACCACCGTCCCGCGCTGGAACAGTTGGTCGCCTCGCTTGACCTCACCGCACGCGTTCGGTTTCTTGGGCGGGTGA
Coding sequences:
- a CDS encoding 6,7-dimethyl-8-ribityllumazine synthase, with the protein product MAEFAGTPEGRGARVGVVVSRFNETITRRLVDGALDALVRHGVALDDIDVVWVPGAWELPVAARRLLGTGRYDVLVALGAVIRGDTPHFDYVAGEAARGIAQASEEYETPVGFGLLTCDTMEQAEARVGGSHGNKGWDAALAALEMSDLFERLDATDEE
- a CDS encoding glycosyltransferase family 4 protein, encoding MRLLVVNWQDRENPQAGGAEIHLHEIFGRLAARGHEVTLLCGGWPGCAPRVELDGIQVHRVGTRYTFPLHARRAFAAHHAGRHDLVIEDINKVPLFTPRWGGPPVVGIIPHLFGGTAFQELPAPVAAVVWLAERPIPWVYRGIPFQVISQSTADDLAARGVPREAIEVIYCGIDAQGYTPAPDQRSARPVFAYLGRLKKYKRVDLIIRAFGQLQHRDATLEIAGAGDHRPALEQLVASLDLTARVRFLGRVSEEEKRSLLRRAWCLMLTSPKEGWGITNLEAAASGTPVIASDSPGIRESVRHGDTGYLVRHGDVQGLVREMERLASDRTVVERLGVGGRHFAETFTWERTADETEAHLTRVLTRG
- the nusB gene encoding transcription antitermination factor NusB, which translates into the protein MPLTRSEVRLRRQARARTLQALYAWEAAGSMSIGDAAMRLWDDLALSAEVRELAGPMMRTVEAHREQIDAAIVAAADNWRMERIGAIERAVLRLATAELIRGEVPPLVAIQEALHLTERFASPGSAKFVNGVLDTIARRLGRL
- a CDS encoding bifunctional 3,4-dihydroxy-2-butanone-4-phosphate synthase/GTP cyclohydrolase II, which translates into the protein MAFGTVTQALEDLRQGKFIVVADDEDRENEGDLICAAELITPDMVNVMLRAMGMICVSLTPERVAQLELPMQGLENTEAMKTAFTVTVDGAAEYGVTTGISASDRATTIRLLADPTRGPEDLRRPGHVNPLRARSGGVLQRVGHTEAAVDLCRLAGLQPAGVICEILGDDGEPMRRDALATYAADRGYTFITVAAVVAHRLQNERLVQRAAEARLPSDIGGDGWRIVGYRNAVDDREHVAIVYGDVAGEDGVLVRMHSKCLTGDVFHSRRCDCGWQLHTAMEMIAAEGRGVVVYLDQEGRGIGLINKLKAYALQDGEGHDTVEANEKLGFKSDLRNYGIGAQILLDLGLRSIRVLTNNPMKLKGLNGYGLEIVDRVKIQAPATEDNAGYLEVKRTKMGHLA